The following are encoded in a window of Etheostoma cragini isolate CJK2018 chromosome 7, CSU_Ecrag_1.0, whole genome shotgun sequence genomic DNA:
- the spata2 gene encoding spermatogenesis-associated protein 2, with protein sequence MDAKLKEDLFRRYVTALERRLEDGGEYTGTRTTPEEDRGRHKDSEALLSTATALLGAYQPDPAQRFRMVRFYEVVENALRCQRGGNIKSLERAFHTLETICTNLLLYPWKKEFRCIKTFTGPYVYHLQSAISDAELRTLMRTIGYACDHDSQFYLQEHPGGTNHLRQLAFELFLAQAECRLLGEVVALARGSASELEALELRRGCRDDAAGCAEALRRRDSLGADMARLSVRPLDIERPHAHHLRRGSRPSKSVDVTDGAGHWHAAVSKPVLKASLSLRKEPLFVDAEEDMKDEIIRPSTSASLFSVAAPPSYSPIADFFPIQSPPPADAYTSYHLSSLDEIDLYTERGVGTGGRQTPSRPPSREPRDVRDGWLLKAHGSVKCQGCGLGCSSMASCQRCDMILCSACHDVDPSPCCGLQDYHPKSPRPLDGYIPVKEKLSVYSNTHSHSHLHPHPLTLTHSHSHPHPQMVEKPLMSTKLFASKSIALTTPKGGSSERISMGGSRCGFCNKPGASHTCVNCSKVSCDSCMGLYGKDICTRKNPQHSFVPNHQLNFKSGTISHLVYR encoded by the exons ATGGATGCCAAGTTAAAAGAGGACCTCTTTCGAAGGTATGTGACCGCACTGGAGAGGCGTCTGGAAGATGGAGGGGAATACACAGGGACAAGAACAACaccagaggaggacagagggagacacaaGGACAGTGAGGCGCTACTCTCCACAGCTACAGCTCTGCTAGGGGCCTACCAGCCTGATCCGGCACAACGTTTCCGGATGGTGCGTTTTTATGAAGTGGTGGAGAATGCTCTCCGCTGCCAGAGAGGGGGCAACATCAAGAGCCTGGAGAGAGCCTTCCACACATTGGAAACCATCTGCACCAACCTCTTGCTCTATCCCTGGAAGAAGGAGTTTCGATGTATAAAG ACCTTCACTGGCCCATATGTGTACCATCTGCAGTCTGCCATTTCTGATGCTGAACTCCGAACTCTTATGCGCACCATCGGCTATGCTTGTGACCATGATTCGCAGTTCTATTTGCAGGAGCACCCAGGAGGCACAAATCATCTCCGGCAGTTGGCGTTTGAGCTCTTCTTGGCCCAGGCAGAGTGTCGTCTTCTAGGAGAAGTAGTGGCTTTGGCCCGTGGTTCGGCCTCGGAGCTGGAGGCCCTGGAACTCCGAAGAGGCTGCAGAGATGATGCAGCTGGCTGTGCTGAGGCGCTCCGCAGACGGGACAGCCTTGGGGCAGATATGGCTCGGCTGTCTGTGCGGCCTTTAGATATAGAGAGGCCTCATGCCCACCACCTGAGGCGAGGCAGTCGACCGTCTAAGTCTGTGGATGTTACAGATGGGGCTGGTCACTGGCACGCAGCAGTTAGCAAGCCTGTCTTGAAGGCCTCATTGAGTCTGAGGAAGGAGCCTCTGTTTGTGGATGCGGAGGAGGATATGAAGGATGAGATCATCAGGCCCAGTACCTCAGCATCTCTGTTCTCTGTGGCAGCGCCGCCTTCCTATAGCCCTATTGCGGATTTCTTTCCAATTCAGTCACCTCCCCCGGCCGATGCTTACACATCCTACCACCTGTCCTCATTGGATGAGATTGACTTGTACACAGAGAGGGGTGTTGGGACAGGAGGAAGGCAGACCCCCTCTCGACCTCCATCCAGAGAGCCTCGGGATGTAAGGGATGGGTGGCTGCTCAAAGCTCATGGTAGTGTGAAATGTCAGGGCTGTGGGCTTGGCTGCTCCTCTATGGCCTCCTGCCAGAGATGTGACATGATCCTCTGTTCTGCCTGTCATGATGTGGACCCCTCCCCTTGCTGCGGCCTCCAGGACTACCACCCGAAATCCCCACGACCCCTCGATGGATACATTCCTGTCAAGGAAAAGCTCTCTGTCTACTCTAACACTCACTCCCACTCCCATCTCCATCCACACCCCCTCACACTGACTCATTCACACTctcacccccacccccagaTGGTGGAGAAACCCCTCATGTCCACAAAGCTGTTTGCTAGCAAGTCGATTGCCTTGACCACACCAAAGGGAGGCAGCAGTGAGCGAATAAGCATGGGGGGATCGCGATGCGGGTTTTGCAACAAGCCAGGGGCATCCCACACCTGTGTGAACTGCTCTAAGGTGTCGTGTGACTCCTGCATGGGCTTGTATGGAAAAGATATTTGCACGCGAAAAAATCCTCAACACAGTTTTGTGCCCAACCATCAGCTCAACTTCAAATCTGGCACCATATCTCACTTGGTGTACCGATAA